In the genome of Melospiza melodia melodia isolate bMelMel2 chromosome 11, bMelMel2.pri, whole genome shotgun sequence, the window TGTACCTCTCTGTACCTGCACAAAGCAGGAGTTCTCTGCATAGTTCCTGTCAAGCAAGGCTTAAAATCACCTAAGCTAGAGGTCTATCCACCCCCAGAGCTAGGGGCCACCACATGAAGTCAGTTTATTTCCAGCCTGTTCCCTAAAGAGAGATGTTTCTTCATGCACTGGGAACCACACCTGTGGAACTCCTTGCCAAGGGACATTGTGAGTGCAGGCACTTCTCACAAATTAAACACGAAATTGGGCGAGTCCTGGGAGTAAAAGGTAAGTTGGGAGTTAGAACCTGGCTCAGAAATCCCCTGAGCTGGAAGGAGCTGGGCTACATCAGTGATTAATTACATTTATATTGTATTTATATGAGGTCATCCTCATATAAAATACTAACAAACCCAGCACCTCAGCAACGATAATTGAACTTTTGGGTAGAGCCACTGGCCAGATGACtgatgctcagccctgcagctcccaggaagCCTCTCAGAGTCACAAACTGGTGAACAGCTCCAACAACACACAGCTTCTGGCATTTACAGACATCTGCACCAGCGgccaggggacaccagggccTGTGTGGCTTTTGTGTAATGGTTCTGTGCTCCCTCATGCAGGCCTGGGACAGAAGCACGGGGCAGAAGGCGCAGCCTGCAGCCtctgccatggtgccccacattCCACATTCTCACtcttccctgctcagcagcccccACAAGCCGGCCCTGCTTCACTCCAGCTCCCCCTCTGCTGCCAGAGAACACAAGGGCCCTTCCCCACAACCATCCTGCACACCCCCAAACCTCAGTCTGGGTCGCTCTGGAGGGAGCTGCATGACACAGCCCAGCAAAAGACAGCAGAGAGCTCCCTCCGGCACGGAGATAATTCTCCCAATCAAACCCCAGTTGGTGCCTCCACGATGTTTGCAATGAGGTTTTGGTGCCTCCCTGCACTGATCCACCAGCACAATCTGTCAGTGTGGGGAAAAACAGGCCACACCTCGGGGAACTGCTGCAAAGCCTTCCTCTTGCACCCCTCACAAGGGATCTTTGGGGACCACAGGATTTTATTTCTCATTTGCAAAGGATTATCATTGATGGAGCAAGGTGAAGACAGCagctggctctgtccatggcaaGTGAGGTAAACAATTATCAGTAAGAATATTAAAAGCCTGAAGTAATGAAGAAAAGCCAACTGCATGCACCTGTAATTGAGGTTGGCACCTGACAGGTGACATACTGAAAATAAAACATGTAGAGCAGGTTGGTGGTCACATTTCCCCCTTCAAATTACAAGGTTGCTGGAGAACCGGGCATTTTGTCTTCCAGCAGGAAATTATAATCTGGGGGTTTATCTTGGGAGCAAAGAGCACGGCAAAGCATTAAACCGGGTGTGTCATAAAACTCCTACTCTTACACGACTGATATCAAAGTGTACCTCAAGCCTTTGCCCTGGTAATTTAGTGCCACATAAATCACTCCAAAGTCACCAGGACTCCCACGGTCCTTTCCGGATTGTGGTGCCCGGAGCGTTTCAACAACTTTTGCCCGCCGCCGCAAGGCCTTTGCTGTCACGGTGCACAAAACTCAATTTCTCCCTTTTTACCCTGCGATGTTTCCATCGGGAGCCACAGACACGAGATTTGGGAGCGGGAGGAAAAGGGTCCTTCCCAACTCTGCCACAACACTACTGCTGCTGTGAGTCAGCAAAGCGTCTTAAGGCTCCTCGAGCAGCCCCACGCGTGGATTCGGACTGGATTAGCCCATCTAAGCTCAGCCCTTCGAGCCGGCAGAGCGACCAAAAGGGGCCGGGCCGAGCCCTGCCCGGCCTGCTCGTCCCGCACCCCCTTCCCCCGCAGCCTCTCCCGGCGGGGAGCTGTCCACGGCGTTTTCCACGAGGACAAGCTGCCCCTGGGCGCACCCGCTGTCCCCCGGCCCGCACTCACCCTCAGCGcggcgcggagcggcggcgggcCGGAGCCGGGGTGAGGAGGGAGCCGGGGCGGGGGCGGTGCCGGGCCCGTCCCCTCAGCAGCAGCGCCCGCAGGCGGGGCCCGCGCTCGGCCCGGCGCGCTCGGCCTCGTGCTGCCGGGGCAGAGGGGGTGGGGATTGCTGAGGGCTTCGCTGTCGCCTCGGCCTTCCCCCCGCACCCTTGCTGCCATTTTACCCGTTCGCAGTCTACGGTTTAATGGCTCAGGGTTTGGTAGTTGACCCCGTGCTTGCTGAAATCTCCTGGTTTCCCCAGTTAGctcagcagaccctgcagagtgGTTCACacgtggagctgctgtgctggatcactgggaaaaatgcgtattttatgattggctttcaacaatattcaaatgaatattatatgtgttgtgttagaaattgatgctgtattaattttcttaagtagtgtgtgaAATATAGCtataggttataacaaaatgctaacatagaaactatgctatgtaagatttttttttaaagaaaggactcgcagcgaggtagcagccacaggacacctgaatctttcagaggaagagaatttattgccccattatcaaaATGAACAACTTCCcgcctcactcagccctgaagacgccgtcaggattaagaggaagaagttgacactgaccagacagaatcctgtgtttgaatggaatttatgcattgTGTATGaggtatatgaatatgcaacaggctgttgcttttaagggttaatgctctgttaacgtgggtcctttttagggattattttgcccagaaagaggtacctggaccatccgtaactctttgtttctattgtctcatattatcctaatccaaattgtccaaattattattactctaattaaattactattttataaccattttattactaatacattttaaaaaatttaaaaacaagtggTTGACATTTTTCACAGTCATGTAAGCAGATACTTCCCTTGGCAATTCCCAATGCCGGTGGTAACAAGGATCTTACATCTCCCTGTGGATGCAACTCTGACACTTTGGTATGGACACACAACCCATTTCCAAGAACATTTGGAGAGCATGTAAGCAGTATTTTTACTTTATAAAACATTCCAGTTTTAGGGTTGTGTGACACAAAAGCATAGCTTGACTTTCCAGTTCATACAACAGTGGAGGCACAGGCAGTCTGGCTGCACTGCAGGAGCACAGAGGGTTCTTTTGCTGTTACCAGTgtaatgggaaaaaaaggaaaaagcagtggGATCCTGGGCTCCTAAAAGTGCTGATTTTAATCTCTTTGCCTTTCCAAAGCAGGAAGTTCTTGGATTCTCTGGGGCTCTAGCAATCCAGTAATTCCCTGGGGCCCCAGCTGTGTAGGCTGATCCCTGTAAGCCCTGCTGGCTTTTTTGGCCAGGAAGGACCTGGTGACCTCCTTGGCTACAGCAGAGTGGCAGGacctctcctgtatttcagtaCCTTCTCCAGCCAGTCCTTATGTCCCTACTGTTCTCAAGGTAGGGTGGAAGTGGAAATGCCTGGCACTGTGCCCACCTCTCACACCTGCCCAAAATGAACATTTTGCCAATATCCTGAGTCCCAGTGGCAGAAGACTGGGTAGAGAACAGCAAGTGAAACTGGAGCACAGCAAGTGAAACTGGAGCACAGATACTTCCTTCTCTTGCAGTTTTATTTcacttcccaaaaaaaaaaaaaaaagaaaaaaaaagaaaaaaaagaaaaaaaaatccagggtgGGACAACATGGGAAATCAGGCAGGAAGGTAGGAAGGTCCTGCCTTTGGTTCCCACAATGGGAGTTCAGGAGGACTGATTCTAAGTggctgtgtcttcctcctcctcctcctcctcctcttcctctccctttGAGGCATGGGCCTCGTAGATGACAGCACAGACACCGGCCAGCCAGGCTGCCATGGTGCCAGCAAGGAAGATGCAGAAGCCAACGAGGCCCAGAAAGACATAATCCTGCTTGTGCAGCTGGGTCAGGCAGCTGAGGTGGAGCTGTGCCTCTGCTGCTGGCATCCTCAGAGCACGCAGCCCTGCTGGGGTGTAGCAGGTGATGTTGTCAGCATCTGCAGAGAGATGAGCAGAAGCAGGACTCTCTAATCTGTATCATCATTTAATGAATAGGAGTGCTGGTAGAAAAATTATGGGAGGCTTGCTAAAGGCCTGAAAAATAGCTGCAGACTTCATGCCCTCCTCCCCATGGCTTGGGTAAAATCTGACAGCCAAACTCATGCCAAACCTGTGCTAAACCCTTGCCAAACCACAATTCCCAGGCTGCCAGAATATTTTTTGCTGTGTTGGCTCCATAGGATTATATTGCCCACTGGATTATGCCACTGTGGCAaactgctgtccctgccctcctcatCTCTGCTGATTGAGCACTTTCATCTTCACATAAGAGCACCTgtgtttgctgtttttttttttttttttttttttttaatctcaaacACCTTCTGAAGTGATACAGCCTAAATGATGCTGGAATAATGAGGCTGCTCTGGGTTTGACAAGGTTTGCAGTCATGCACAGCCTTACCTGCTCTGTGAGGCAACTCATCAATGATTCAGTACCACTGAAATAACAACCATTCCCTGTCATATTGCAATATCTGCAGTGATAAAGCAGATGCTGCCTGCTCCCTTTCAAGTTAGTGAAGGATCAGTGTGGTGCAGGGTGTGCCCCCAGCCATCCTCTGCAGGTTTTGAGCCCCACAGACACGGTCACTGTGGTGGGGACATCCTGGATGGACAGGATGGACGAGCCTGAGGGAAAGGGAGCGCTGCTCCAtgcatgggatggaatgggagtgGTGGAGGGGGATTTTTATTGCATTACACTGTATTGTATATGGCTGAGTGATGTTGTTCATGCTGATCTTGATACTGGCCCTGAGTAAAACTGAAGAGCTTTTATCTCTCTGTCACCCAAGTGCAGCCAAACTTGGGCAGCTTTGTGTCAAAACTCTGATGCACAAACATTTCTGAAGGTCAGGAGCCTTGCTAAAGGCCAGGCTGGGGTCTGCTTGCAGCACATTCCAGAGCTCTGTCCCAGTATCCCTTTGGCCTGGAACAACCCTCAGTTTAAGGCTGCCTTTCCTACTCCTCCCCTCCCCAGCAGCCTGCAATGAGCTTTATTCTCCTGTTGCAGGGTTCAGTGGGTTATCTCCAATCTCACTGCTGAGAGCTGTACTTTATTCCACTGTCCCATAATTGCCTGTATGTGGAAAAAGAAACCCTTTATTGTCTATAAGGAGCTTACTACATCTAATAAAGACACTGAGACATCTTTAATTCAGTTCTGTCCTAACACCAGATTCCAGCTGCccttcccatttttccccttgGGCTCTTTTGTAGCCCTTTCTTATTCAGTGGACAGACTTTCTCAACCAATTGTCTCTTGCAGCTCTCTCTCACCATTGTGCCCTGCATTACTGAAACCAAAGCTTTTCTTGTTCATGTGTGCTGTGCTGCGTCTCTTTCCAGTCTGGAAAAGCTAAGTCCATGTTCTGCAGCTGCAAAGCAAAATATCACCCTTGGGACCAGTGTTTTTATGGGAAAGGGAACTGGTGATTGCCCTGCCTCAGCCTCTCCAAGACCCAGCTATAGAATCTCTCAATATGAAGGGCAGCTGCTGACTTTGGGGTGGAGACAAGGCAGGAAATTCACAGCAATGATTTTCCCAGTGCACATCTCCCTAGAGCTGTGTGAGGCTCCTCATTCTTGGTGCTGCAGCCTTGGGGTGCTGTGCCTCCAGGGACACCTGAGGCTGGATCCAGGTATTTTTGGGAAGCAGCATTGTCCCAGCTGCACACTACACCTCTGGGGTGTGAACAAGAGGGATTTTTCATGCGTGTAACCCAGCTGCTCCCATCCCTGGTTTGTGTGACAGCAGAAAATGGCATGCAGTGAACTGAACTTTTGGGAAGGAGAACAGAGGGCTCTCTCCGTTCCACACACATCCCTCACCTGGAAAATGCACATCGCTCTCCATCATCCAGGTGATGAAGTCCAAAAAGGAACAGTTGCAGTGCCACAGGTTGTCACTGAGCCCCAGGAGCCTCAGGTTGGGCAGGTCCCGGACGGTGCTGGTGTCCAGGAAGGTCAAGCCAGTCCGGCTCACATCCAGGTGCCTCAGCCAGGTGTTGTTGGCAAAAGCATCTTTCTCGATGGCCACAAGGTTGGGATTGTCCGAGATCTTCAGTACCACCAGGCTGAGGAGGTGGGAGAAGGTGCTGAAGGTGACCTGGGAGAGGTTGTTGAAGCTGAGGTCGAGATAGACAAGCCTGGCCACGCCAATGAAAGTGAAATCCAGGTCGTCCCCCAAGAGGTTCTTTCTGCAGTCCAGATAgaccaaatcagccaggaagctCAATTCCACTGGCGGCAGGTACGAGACGTTGTTTGCTGCCAGAATCAGCTGCCTGGTGTCCAGAGGGATGTCCACAGGGAACTCCTGCAGCCGCTGCCCGGTGCAGTTCACCTCCAGGTACTGACAGCTACACCTGCTCGGACAGCTGATCCCCTGGGATGCCATCCCCAGAAGAAACACGAGGCTCAGGGACCATGGGCTACCTGAAGGAAACATGGTTTGAGACCTTCCAGGCTGCTTAGCCCTTCATGGAGTGCAGGCAGCCCtatggcagctgcagtgccctccCGGCCATGCCGAGGAGGTGCCCAGCTGCAAGGCTGTCGGGAAGCACTCTGTGGCTCACCTGAGCCCTTGGCAGAGTGCCCAGCTGGAAACCGAGCCTGGCTTTTACATGGGCAAGTGCAGAACGGTGGCTGGAGCGTCTCTGTCTCACACTCGGTGCCAGGTGACACCTCCGTGATGTCAGTGGCTTGCAGGAGCTGCCTGCTtttggggacactgctgtgaCCTTGCTGGCCTGCTTCCAGCTGGGTGGAGCTGTGGGAAGCTGTGCGTGCTGTGGGAGCGTCGGAACTTTGTGGGGAGAGTGTGAACAGCCCAAATTTTGTCAGAAATGATattgtgaaaagtgcatattttatgattggcttttcacaaatattcaaaTATTATATGtgctatgttagaaagttatgctgtattaattttcttaagtagtgtggtagATATTGTTTTAGGTTATAATataaggttaaaatagaaactatgctatgtaaggtattttttttctaaagaaaggacttgtaGCAAGATAGcaaccacaggacacctaaatctttcagagaaagagaatttattgctccattatcagaagaaatgaacttcttcctgccttgctcagccctggagacaccatcaggattaagaggaagaagctgacactgaccagacagaatcctgtgtttgaatggaatttatgcatcatgtatgaggtgtatgaatatgcaacaggctgttgcttttaagggttaatcctttgttagcgtgGGTCCTTTttggggcttattttgcccagaaaaaggttcctggatgtccgtaactctttatTGCCTCATATTGTCCCAacccaaattgtccaaattattattactctaattatattacattactattttcataaccattttactactattaaacttttaaaattttaaaaacaagtgattggcgtttttcacagtgtCACACTGCAAGGGGTGGTACTGGTTAGGCGAGAGTCCTGTGCAATGTTGGGCTGGCATCCCATCCACATGGAATAAAACCTCCTTCCAGGAGCCAGGAGGTTTTATCCCATGTGGAGTAGCGTGTCCAGGTCTGGGGATCTCAGCACAAGATGTGGAGATGTTGGAGAAGTCCAGACAGGCCAtgaagatgctcagagggctggagtaACTCTGGTATGGGgacaggctgagctggggctgtgcagcctggAGAGGATTGTGGTGAGACCTCATCCAAAAGGTTTTTGGAAAGGAGGAAGAGTGACTTATTACACGGGCAGGTAATGAAAgaacaaggggaatggctttagactgaaagagggcaggttt includes:
- the LRRC52 gene encoding leucine-rich repeat-containing protein 52 — protein: MFPSGSPWSLSLVFLLGMASQGISCPSRCSCQYLEVNCTGQRLQEFPVDIPLDTRQLILAANNVSYLPPVELSFLADLVYLDCRKNLLGDDLDFTFIGVARLVYLDLSFNNLSQVTFSTFSHLLSLVVLKISDNPNLVAIEKDAFANNTWLRHLDVSRTGLTFLDTSTVRDLPNLRLLGLSDNLWHCNCSFLDFITWMMESDVHFPDADNITCYTPAGLRALRMPAAEAQLHLSCLTQLHKQDYVFLGLVGFCIFLAGTMAAWLAGVCAVIYEAHASKGEEEEEEEEEEDTAT